One part of the Vicia villosa cultivar HV-30 ecotype Madison, WI linkage group LG6, Vvil1.0, whole genome shotgun sequence genome encodes these proteins:
- the LOC131612358 gene encoding probable protein S-acyltransferase 1 — translation MSIKSNNVLASSPSPSVVVSLEPPKNRRLYQLWKGNNKFLFGGRVVFGQDASSLFLTSFLIGGPAITFCIRMMLIIKDEDTTFNHLVLIGGSILTIWNFMFLFLTSGRDPGIIPRNTHLPETEESFSTNTSSMEWVNNKTPNLKLPRVKDVIVNGHTVKVKFCDTCLLYRPPRASHCSICNNCVQKFDHHCPWVGQCIGSRNYPFFILFISSSTLLCIYVFSFSWVNLLRQQGRLWSSMSRDALSVALIVYCFIAVWFVGGLTVFHLYLISTNQTTYENFRYRYDKKENPYTKGIMENFKELSCSKIPKTMVNFREWVAEEEDIQDESFTSDLEKGFISSKQKFDMDMGVYGKDGIRVPGILQDLDYNGIEDLKKKKAGANETTFDIFVPSDQELKFSQWRSKVGGNDQELKK, via the exons ATGAGTATCAAGAGTAATAATGTTTTGGCCTCCTCTCCCTCCCCTTCTGTGGTTGTCTCACTTGAACCTCCCAAAAACAGAAGGCTTTATCAACTTTGGAAAGGAAACAAT AAATTTCTATTTGGTGGAAGAGTAGTCTTTGGTCAAGATGCATCATCACTTTTTTTGACGTCGTTCTTGATCGGAGGTCCGGCAATAACATTCTGCATAAGAATGATGTTAATAATCAAAGACGAAGATACTACTTTTAACCATCTTGTACTTATTGGAGGATCGATCCTCACAATTTGG AATTTTATGTTTCTCTTCTTGACATCTGGTAGAGATCCAGGAATTATCCCTAGGAATACACATTTACCTGAAACGGAGGAATCATTTAGCACAAATACGTCATCAATGGAATGGGTAAACAATAAAACCCCGAACCTCAAACTACCTAGAGTGAAGGATGTGATAGTCAATGGCCATACAGTGAAGGTGAAGTTCTGTgatacttgtttgctttatcGTCCACCACGCGCTTCACATTGCTCTATTTGCAATAACTGTGTTCAGAAGTTTGATCATCACTGCCCTTGGGTTGGTCAATGTATTGGATCG CGTAACTATCCATTCTTCATATTGTTCATATCATCATCAACCTTGTTGTGCATATACGTCTTCTCGTTTTCTTGGGTTAACCTTCTTCGACAACAAGGTAGATTATGGTCATCCATGTCACGCGATGCCTTATCGGTTGCGCTCATTGTATATTGCTTCATAGCCGTTTGGTTTGTCGGTGGCCTAACAGTGTTCCATCTTTACTTGATTTCCACCAACCAA ACTACTTATGAGAATTTCCGGTACCGCTACGATaagaaggaaaatccatatacaaAGGGAATAATGGAAAACTTCAAAGAACTTTCTTGTTCCAAGATACCAAAAACAATGGTCAATTTCAGAGAATGGGTTGCAGAAGAGGAAGATATTCAAGACGAATCCTTTACTTCAGACCTCGAAAAAGGTTTTATAAGCTCGAAACAAAAGTTTGACATGGACATGGGAGTATACGGAAAGGACGGAATACGAGTTCCCGGTATTTTACAGGATTTGGATTACAACGGCATTGAGGATCTAAAGAAAAAGAAGGCAGGAGCAAACGAAACCACGTTTGATATCTTTGTTCCTTCGGATCAAGAACTAAAATTTTCTCAATGGAGATCCAAAGTCGGAGGCAATGATCAAGAGTTGAAGAAATAG